The window AGAAGGTGTCGAGCCGCATCCGGCTGTAGTTGGCGGAACGACCCGCATCAACGATGGCTTCGGCGAGCGTTCGCCCCAAGCCCAGCCCGCGCCAGGGCCGGCGCACGAACAGGCGCTTCATCTCGCAGATTCCGGCCGACAAGGGTTTCATCGCGACTCCAGCCACCGGAGTACCGTCAACGTGGCGTGCCAGCAACATGCGCCCCCGCGGCGGTGCGTAGTCGCCTGGGAGAGATGCCAGTTCGGCTGAGAAACTCTGGAAGGTCAGATCCTGGCCGAGCCAGCGCTGGTACTCGATAAACAGGGTGCGCATGTCGGCAATGTCAGGCGCGGACACCGCCTCCAGTATGCGCACGTCTCGGCTGTTGATGTCTCGCATGCGCTGTTCCCGGCACGGACCGTGCCCGCTTCGTCCCGACCGAGCGGTTCCATGGCGAGGAAGGGCTTGCCCTCGTTCGGATGGTAGATGGGCCGGGGGATCCCGTCCGAACGTGCGTACTACCGCATCGCAGGCGAGGGACGCTTCCGTCCATGAATCCGGACCTTCGGGACCAACAATCTGCAGGCACAGTAACTGCATCAAGCGGATGTTCGCCCCGTCCATCTCGGGCGGGGAGGGATTCCAGGCTTCGTGGCGGCTACATTTCTGTTCGCAATCGGCATCGGGCTGCGTTGATTGACGGTTCGCACCCCGGTTAGTTTGCCTCCATGCGGGACGCCTATTGTCATCTACGACCAGCCGCCGAGACCGATGAGGAGTTCCTTCAGCTTCTCCACGAACGTGCCTACACAAAGTACGTGGAACGCATCGGCGGCAAGCCCGAGCCGATGACGGCGGACTGGCCCAGCATCTTGAAAGACGATGCGGTGTGGCTGGCCGAAGCGGATGGCAATCCGGTGGGCGCGCTCGTTTTGCAGGCCCGGACCGATCACGTGCTCGTCTGGAGCGTGGCGGTGGAGCCGCGCCTGCAGCGGCGCGGTATCGGGAGACAGCTCATGCGTTTCGCGGAACTGGAAGCGCGGCG of the Gemmatimonadota bacterium genome contains:
- a CDS encoding GNAT family N-acetyltransferase, whose protein sequence is MRDINSRDVRILEAVSAPDIADMRTLFIEYQRWLGQDLTFQSFSAELASLPGDYAPPRGRMLLARHVDGTPVAGVAMKPLSAGICEMKRLFVRRPWRGLGLGRTLAEAIVDAGRSANYSRMRLDTFSKLTAAMELYRSLGFREIAPYYENPLDGVIYMEMALDPSEGS
- a CDS encoding GNAT family N-acetyltransferase translates to MRDAYCHLRPAAETDEEFLQLLHERAYTKYVERIGGKPEPMTADWPSILKDDAVWLAEADGNPVGALVLQARTDHVLVWSVAVEPRLQRRGIGRQLMRFAELEARRRGVDEIRLYTNRAFSENIRLYREIGYAVTHTETRGSRALVHMRKYLGGWRDQSAGSAREPGR